The Budorcas taxicolor isolate Tak-1 chromosome 2, Takin1.1, whole genome shotgun sequence genome window below encodes:
- the LOC128043651 gene encoding zinc finger protein 879-like → MLERQQGNQKKDLRQVIIKHKRNPMEDCTEIRESSNPIKHQKIYSVKKPWKCSECGKSFSYYSAFILHQRIHTGEKPYVCTECGKAFTRSSSLIQHQRIHTGEKPYECNECGKAFSHRSALIQHHIIHTGEKPYECNECGKAFNQSTYLIQHHRIHTGEKPYKCKECGKAFNDTSSLIKHQRVHTGEKPYGCKECGKAFSDRHQRIHTGEKPYKCKECEKAFSQSSSLTKHLRTHTGEKPYKCNDCDKAFSQSSSLIQHQKIHAGEKHYK, encoded by the exons ATGTTAGAAAGGCAGCAAGGAAATCAGAAGAAAGATTTAAGGCAAGTTATAATTAAGCACAAGAGAAATCCTATGGAGGATTGTACTGAAATCAGGGAAAGTTCAAACCCAATTAAACATCAGAAGATTTACTCAGTGAAAAAGCCTTGGAAGTGCAGTGAGTGTGGCAAGTCCTTCAGCTACTACTCAGCTTTTATCCTCCATCAGAGgattcacacaggagagaaaccctatgTATGTACTGAATGTGGAAAGGCCTTCACCCGGAGCTCATCCCTTATCCAGCATCAGAGaatccacactggagagaaaccttacgaGTGTAATGAATGCGGGAAAGCTTTCAGTCACCGTTCAGCCCTTATTCAGCATCATATCATTCATACCGGAGAAAAGCCCTATGAGTGCAAtgaatgtgggaaggccttcaaCCAAAGCACGTACCTCATCCAGCACCATAGAatacacactggagagaaaccctataaaTGTAAGGAGTGTGGGAAAGCTTTCAATGACACCTCCTCCCTTATTAAACATCAGAGGGTccatactggagaaaaaccctaTGGGTGTAAAGAGTGTGGGAAGGCCTTTAGTGACAG acatcagagaattcatactggagagaaaccttacaagtGTAAAGAATGTGAGAAAGCCTTCAGCCAGAGCTCATCCCTGACGAAGCATCTAAgaactcacactggagagaaaccatataaatgcaATGATTGTGACAAAGCCTTTAGCCAGAGTTCTTCTCTTATTCAACACCAGAAAATTCATGCAGGAGAAAAACactacaaataa